One window of Fodinicurvata sediminis DSM 21159 genomic DNA carries:
- a CDS encoding efflux RND transporter permease subunit, with translation MKSLIHAALTHSRTVVATLLLLLVAGFYTYVTIPKEAEPDVNIPIIYVSLAQTGISPEDAERLLVKPMEQELSSVEGVKEMRSTAFLGGGFVLLEFEAGFNIDEAMADVREQSDIAQAELPEDAEEPRVSEVNLSLFPILVVTLSGDVQERTLLTIARRLQDNLEGLPNVLEANIGGDREELIELLVDPVMIDSYALDAQQVLQSVDRSNRVVAAGEIDTGAGRFPVKVPGLFESNQDILNMPVKSSGDSVVTFGDIGTLRPTFVDPSDIVRVNGKPALAIEISKRTGTNIIETIEQVKAVVEASRQAWPEEIQVNYNQDKSTDIRTMLADLQNNVLTAVLLVMIVIVAAMGLRSAGLVGVAIPGSFLTGMLVLSMLGFTVNIVVLFSLILAVGMLVDGAIVVTEYADRKMVEGLPREEAYGLASNRMAWPIIASTATTLSAFLPLIFWPGTVGEFMKYLPITLLATLTASLLMALIFIPVLGARFGKPGEAASSRKMRALSSGDRVQLQQMGGPTGRYVSFLRKALTHPGKIILAAVIVLVMAQGSYAVFGKGVEFFPEVEPENLSVWVHGRGNMSIQERDELVAGVEQEILDLAKDKGEFHSIYTQTLTTAGQQDDSEPEDLIGRIQLEFVDWFARRQADEIISDLRERTADLPGISVEFRKQEAGPPVGKPIQVRVSSPDPDRIEPVVEQILGAMEDIGGFVDMEDGKPLPGIEWEMTVDRAQASKFGADVTLIGSYVQMATKGLEIGTYRTDQSDEEIDIVVRYPRENRNVSQLDNIRVETDAGLIPISNFVDLQPSQKVSQLRRVEGNRTMTIRSDVEPGILPDDKVQEIRQWLETADIDPAVSISFTGEDEEQREAQDFLVKAFIIALFLMAIILVTQFNSFYSAFLILSAVVLSTIGVMLGLLVTGQPFGVVMSGIGVIALAGIVVNNNIILIDTFDRIKLEAPTPLDAILRTCAQRFRPVMLTTITTILGLLPMVFAANINLLDGTASLGAPSSQWWTQLATAIVFGLTFSTLLTLLVTPSALLFRENLAQWYRQRWKGKFS, from the coding sequence GTGAAAAGCCTGATTCATGCAGCTCTGACGCATAGTCGCACAGTGGTGGCAACACTGCTGCTGCTTCTTGTTGCAGGCTTCTACACCTACGTAACCATTCCCAAGGAAGCCGAGCCAGACGTCAATATACCCATAATTTATGTCTCCTTGGCGCAGACCGGAATTTCGCCCGAAGACGCAGAACGCCTGCTGGTCAAGCCGATGGAGCAGGAATTGTCGTCCGTGGAGGGCGTCAAGGAAATGCGCTCTACGGCCTTCCTGGGTGGTGGCTTTGTCCTTCTGGAATTCGAGGCGGGTTTCAATATTGACGAAGCCATGGCTGATGTCCGCGAACAGAGCGATATCGCGCAGGCAGAGTTGCCGGAAGATGCCGAGGAACCGCGTGTGTCCGAGGTCAATCTCAGCCTGTTTCCAATCCTTGTCGTTACGCTATCCGGTGATGTCCAGGAACGCACGCTCCTGACCATTGCCCGTCGCCTGCAGGATAATCTGGAAGGTTTGCCGAACGTACTCGAAGCGAATATCGGCGGTGACAGGGAAGAACTGATAGAGCTGCTTGTTGATCCGGTTATGATCGACAGCTACGCCCTGGATGCGCAGCAAGTGCTGCAATCTGTCGATCGCTCCAACCGGGTCGTAGCTGCGGGTGAAATTGACACCGGCGCAGGCCGGTTCCCCGTCAAGGTTCCAGGATTGTTCGAATCCAACCAGGACATCCTGAACATGCCGGTCAAATCCAGCGGCGATTCCGTTGTGACCTTTGGCGACATCGGCACCCTGCGCCCGACGTTCGTGGATCCCAGCGACATCGTTCGGGTCAACGGCAAACCGGCACTGGCGATCGAGATATCGAAGCGAACCGGCACCAACATCATCGAGACCATCGAGCAGGTTAAAGCGGTTGTGGAAGCCAGTCGGCAGGCCTGGCCCGAAGAGATCCAGGTCAATTACAACCAGGACAAGTCGACGGATATCAGAACCATGCTGGCCGACCTGCAGAACAATGTCCTGACGGCTGTTCTGCTGGTGATGATCGTGATTGTTGCTGCCATGGGACTGCGTTCTGCTGGTCTTGTCGGCGTCGCAATCCCCGGCTCTTTCCTGACCGGAATGCTCGTCCTGAGTATGCTCGGATTCACGGTCAACATCGTCGTGCTCTTCAGCCTGATCCTGGCTGTGGGCATGCTGGTGGATGGGGCAATTGTTGTTACGGAATATGCCGACCGTAAGATGGTGGAAGGCCTGCCCCGGGAAGAAGCCTATGGACTTGCGAGCAATCGCATGGCTTGGCCCATCATAGCCTCGACCGCCACAACGCTCAGTGCATTCCTGCCCTTGATCTTCTGGCCGGGGACCGTCGGCGAGTTCATGAAGTACCTGCCCATCACATTGCTGGCCACCTTGACAGCTTCTCTATTGATGGCACTGATCTTCATCCCCGTCCTGGGGGCCCGTTTCGGAAAACCCGGAGAGGCTGCTTCCTCACGGAAGATGCGTGCGCTTTCTTCCGGAGACAGGGTGCAGTTGCAGCAAATGGGAGGCCCAACAGGACGCTATGTTAGTTTCCTGCGAAAAGCCCTGACTCATCCCGGCAAGATCATTCTTGCCGCGGTCATCGTGCTTGTCATGGCTCAGGGAAGCTATGCTGTTTTCGGCAAAGGCGTCGAGTTTTTCCCCGAAGTCGAGCCGGAGAATCTGTCTGTCTGGGTTCATGGTCGTGGCAATATGTCGATCCAGGAACGAGACGAACTTGTGGCAGGTGTGGAACAGGAAATCCTGGACCTCGCCAAGGATAAGGGAGAATTCCACTCGATCTATACCCAGACATTGACCACGGCCGGACAGCAAGACGATTCAGAGCCCGAAGATCTTATCGGACGCATCCAGCTTGAATTCGTCGACTGGTTTGCCCGACGCCAAGCGGACGAGATCATATCGGACCTGCGTGAGCGAACGGCAGATCTGCCAGGCATCTCGGTTGAGTTCCGAAAACAGGAAGCCGGGCCGCCAGTCGGAAAACCAATACAAGTCCGAGTCTCCTCGCCTGACCCCGATCGGATTGAACCCGTCGTCGAACAGATACTTGGGGCAATGGAGGATATTGGTGGTTTCGTGGATATGGAGGACGGGAAACCCCTGCCCGGGATCGAATGGGAAATGACCGTAGATCGTGCGCAGGCGTCAAAGTTCGGCGCTGACGTCACCTTGATCGGATCCTATGTTCAGATGGCAACGAAGGGATTGGAGATCGGAACCTATCGGACCGATCAAAGCGACGAGGAAATCGACATCGTCGTCCGCTATCCGCGAGAAAACCGCAATGTATCGCAACTCGACAACATCCGGGTTGAAACGGATGCAGGCCTGATCCCGATCAGCAATTTCGTTGATCTGCAGCCATCCCAGAAGGTTTCCCAGTTGAGACGCGTCGAGGGAAACCGCACCATGACCATTCGCAGTGACGTCGAGCCCGGTATCCTCCCCGACGACAAGGTTCAGGAAATCCGGCAGTGGCTGGAAACGGCGGATATAGATCCGGCAGTGAGCATTTCCTTTACAGGTGAGGACGAAGAGCAGAGAGAAGCACAGGATTTCCTGGTCAAGGCCTTCATTATCGCACTGTTCCTCATGGCGATTATACTGGTCACGCAATTCAATTCCTTCTATAGCGCCTTCCTTATCCTGTCTGCCGTCGTGCTCTCGACAATAGGCGTGATGCTGGGGCTCCTGGTAACGGGCCAGCCTTTCGGGGTCGTGATGAGCGGAATTGGGGTCATCGCCTTGGCCGGTATCGTCGTAAACAACAACATCATTCTCATCGATACCTTTGACCGCATCAAACTGGAAGCCCCCACTCCTCTAGACGCAATCCTGAGAACCTGTGCACAACGCTTCAGACCGGTCATGCTGACGACGATCACGACCATCCTGGGACTGCTTCCGATGGTTTTCGCCGCCAACATTAACCTGCTCGATGGCACGGCAAGCCTTGGGGCGCCTTCTTCCCAATGGTGGACCCAACTTGCCACCGCCATAGTTTTCGGACTGACCTTTTCAACCTTGTTGACCTTGCTGGTTACGCCCAGCGCACTGTTGTTCCGTGAAAACCTTGCCCAGTGGTATCGCCAGAGATGGAAAGGCAAGTTCTCATAG
- a CDS encoding LysM peptidoglycan-binding domain-containing protein translates to MKPILVFALAGIAVAIVAAGLVFFGGEERVAEENVATSESVEETTSAEEVPGNEAEQTERKAEEAEPPSEEAFDTTDGMPDSETDGSATGDEPQKAEEQQTDTTSMVSGASEPIESDKQNTETVGADSAKSTVPSEESVLEDDDTVQQQVTERQEDEQATTSDSVDETVSSLDSLRDMAPSDDSPEEQAKANGEDLAESVVAAPETAEPETAEPETAEPDSAEPESEVSQAAADELETERPSQGDESQEANGPDRVVPSFDIVRVERDGSFVAAGRASPGSQVSVLANGEEIASVQADQRGEWVLLPDEGLVSGDHELSLSSVSGNGEQAESEDIVIVSVPTAMSSRGTETAQPPSGETAEEVTDSSQIRDSVTDSESETIEELDPQPLAVQMPREGTGEARVLQGPGGGLIAGELSLDSITYDEDGELLASGQLVPGARVFMYVNDRFVGESRADETGRWQIQPDEALEGGKYTIRIDQVDDEGEVVARLETPFVREEISPDQAEGGEVVVVQPGNSLWRLARRSYGRGILYTVIYDANDDQIQDPDLIYPGQVFVVPGVEDDEAQ, encoded by the coding sequence TTGAAGCCGATTCTTGTGTTTGCTCTTGCCGGAATAGCCGTAGCCATAGTTGCTGCGGGTCTTGTTTTCTTCGGCGGCGAGGAGCGTGTAGCCGAGGAGAATGTTGCGACCTCTGAGAGCGTCGAAGAGACAACTTCTGCGGAAGAGGTGCCTGGAAACGAGGCAGAACAAACTGAACGCAAGGCTGAAGAGGCAGAGCCGCCTTCTGAGGAAGCGTTCGACACCACCGACGGCATGCCAGACTCTGAGACCGATGGAAGTGCAACTGGGGACGAGCCGCAGAAGGCTGAAGAACAGCAGACTGACACCACCAGTATGGTTTCAGGTGCCTCAGAACCCATTGAAAGCGATAAGCAAAATACAGAGACAGTAGGTGCAGACAGTGCAAAGTCCACTGTCCCATCGGAAGAATCTGTCTTGGAAGACGATGATACCGTCCAGCAGCAGGTGACGGAAAGGCAAGAAGACGAGCAAGCAACAACGTCCGACAGTGTGGATGAAACAGTTTCGAGCCTGGACAGCTTGAGGGACATGGCTCCATCGGACGACAGTCCTGAGGAACAGGCGAAAGCCAACGGTGAAGACCTAGCAGAATCGGTTGTTGCAGCACCTGAAACAGCGGAGCCTGAAACAGCGGAGCCTGAAACAGCAGAGCCTGACTCAGCGGAACCTGAATCTGAAGTGTCTCAAGCTGCTGCGGATGAACTTGAGACCGAACGCCCGAGCCAGGGTGACGAGTCCCAGGAAGCAAATGGCCCAGACAGGGTGGTTCCCAGTTTTGATATTGTACGCGTTGAACGGGATGGCAGCTTTGTCGCTGCTGGTCGGGCAAGTCCAGGAAGCCAGGTGAGCGTACTTGCAAATGGCGAAGAGATTGCGTCTGTCCAGGCAGACCAACGGGGGGAGTGGGTCCTGTTACCGGATGAGGGTCTTGTTTCGGGCGATCACGAACTGAGTCTGTCCAGTGTTTCTGGCAATGGAGAGCAGGCGGAATCAGAAGATATCGTTATTGTCTCGGTGCCGACGGCTATGTCCAGCCGAGGGACAGAGACCGCGCAGCCGCCTTCTGGTGAGACGGCAGAGGAAGTCACGGACAGCAGCCAGATTCGGGACAGCGTTACGGATAGTGAATCGGAGACGATCGAGGAACTGGATCCACAACCACTTGCCGTTCAGATGCCGCGGGAGGGAACGGGTGAGGCCCGTGTCCTGCAAGGGCCTGGAGGCGGTCTCATAGCAGGTGAATTGTCATTGGATTCGATAACCTACGATGAAGATGGGGAACTTCTCGCAAGTGGGCAGCTGGTCCCAGGGGCCCGCGTATTTATGTACGTGAACGACCGCTTTGTAGGAGAATCAAGGGCGGACGAAACTGGCCGCTGGCAGATCCAGCCAGATGAAGCGCTGGAGGGAGGCAAGTACACCATACGCATCGACCAGGTCGACGATGAGGGTGAGGTGGTGGCCAGGCTTGAGACTCCTTTCGTTCGGGAAGAGATATCACCTGACCAGGCTGAAGGGGGCGAAGTCGTGGTCGTTCAGCCAGGTAACAGCCTCTGGCGACTGGCGCGTCGTTCCTACGGACGGGGGATTCTCTATACGGTGATCTATGATGCGAACGACGATCAGATCCAGGACCCGGACCTGATCTATCCAGGTCAGGTATTTGTTGTTCCTGGTGTTGAAGATGATGAAGCTCAATAG
- a CDS encoding TIGR00730 family Rossman fold protein, translating to MSLCVYCGSSKGHDRSYMEAARELGYAAAARGIRIVFGGGRVGLMGELADAALSAHGEVLGIIPRHLMEFEVGHNNLTDLRVVESMHERKLEMFRESDAFCILPGGFGTLDETFEMITWGQLGLHAKPVGLLNVNAFWGPLVRMLEHQAEEGFIKQHDLKRCFVAESVEDFFDQLETSPVLSANPESKWS from the coding sequence ATGTCGCTATGTGTTTATTGCGGTTCCTCTAAGGGACACGATCGCAGTTACATGGAAGCGGCCCGGGAACTGGGGTATGCGGCGGCTGCCCGCGGAATACGAATCGTCTTTGGTGGAGGGCGCGTCGGATTGATGGGAGAGCTTGCCGATGCTGCTCTTTCGGCACATGGCGAAGTGCTGGGCATCATTCCACGCCACCTGATGGAGTTCGAAGTCGGCCACAACAACCTGACGGACCTGCGTGTGGTGGAAAGCATGCACGAACGCAAGCTAGAGATGTTCCGGGAATCCGATGCGTTCTGCATCCTGCCGGGTGGTTTCGGCACATTGGACGAAACCTTCGAGATGATCACATGGGGGCAACTGGGACTGCATGCGAAGCCCGTTGGCCTGCTGAATGTCAACGCCTTCTGGGGCCCCCTTGTCCGAATGCTGGAACATCAGGCCGAAGAAGGCTTTATCAAACAGCATGATCTGAAGCGCTGCTTTGTAGCGGAATCGGTCGAAGACTTTTTCGACCAGCTCGAGACATCACCTGTTCTGTCAGCCAACCCTGAATCAAAGTGGAGTTGA
- a CDS encoding NADP-dependent isocitrate dehydrogenase, with protein sequence MAKIKVQNPVVELDGDEMTRIIWDFIKNKLILPYLDIDLKYYDLSVQERDRTDDQITVDAAEAIKKYGVGVKCATITPDEGRVEEFGLKKMWRSPNGTIRNIVNGTVFREPIICKNVPRLVPGWTQPIIIGRHAYGDQYKATDFTVPGPGKLTITYTPEDGSEPVTREVHNFPGGGVAMGMYNEDESIRGFARSCFNYGLQRGYPVYLSTKNTILKAYDGRFKDLFQEVFDNEFKDAFDKAGITYEHRLIDDMVAAALKWSGGFVWACKNYDGDVQSDTVAQGFGSLGLMTSVLMTPDGKTVEAEAAHGTVTRHYRLHQEGKETSTNPIASIFAWSRGLFYRGTFDDSPEVIDFAKKLEQVCIDTVENGDMTKDLALLIGPDQKWLTTNQFLDKLDANLQKVINT encoded by the coding sequence ATGGCTAAAATCAAGGTTCAGAATCCAGTCGTCGAACTCGACGGCGACGAGATGACCCGTATCATCTGGGATTTCATCAAGAACAAGCTGATCCTGCCCTATCTGGACATCGATCTGAAATACTACGATCTCAGCGTCCAGGAACGCGACCGTACGGATGACCAGATCACGGTCGATGCTGCGGAGGCCATCAAGAAATACGGCGTTGGCGTGAAATGTGCCACGATCACGCCCGATGAAGGCCGTGTCGAGGAATTCGGACTGAAAAAGATGTGGCGTTCACCGAACGGCACCATCCGGAATATCGTGAATGGAACCGTCTTCCGCGAGCCCATTATCTGCAAGAACGTCCCCCGCCTCGTGCCGGGTTGGACCCAGCCGATCATCATCGGCCGCCACGCCTATGGAGACCAGTACAAGGCAACCGACTTCACGGTTCCTGGCCCAGGCAAACTCACCATCACCTACACACCAGAGGACGGCAGTGAGCCCGTTACGCGCGAAGTTCACAACTTCCCGGGCGGCGGCGTCGCCATGGGCATGTACAACGAGGATGAATCAATCCGTGGCTTTGCCCGCTCCTGCTTCAACTATGGCCTGCAGCGTGGTTATCCGGTGTACCTTTCCACCAAGAACACAATTCTCAAGGCCTATGACGGACGCTTCAAGGACCTGTTCCAGGAAGTATTTGACAACGAATTCAAGGACGCTTTCGACAAGGCTGGCATCACATATGAGCATCGCCTGATCGACGACATGGTGGCCGCCGCCCTCAAGTGGTCCGGTGGTTTCGTCTGGGCCTGCAAGAACTATGACGGCGACGTGCAGTCCGACACCGTGGCGCAAGGCTTCGGCTCCCTGGGCCTGATGACCTCGGTCCTGATGACGCCGGATGGAAAGACGGTGGAAGCCGAAGCCGCCCACGGCACGGTCACGCGCCACTATCGCCTGCATCAGGAAGGCAAGGAGACATCGACCAATCCGATTGCCTCCATCTTCGCCTGGAGCCGTGGCCTGTTCTATCGAGGCACATTTGACGACTCACCGGAAGTGATCGATTTTGCAAAGAAGCTGGAACAGGTCTGCATCGATACCGTGGAGAATGGTGACATGACCAAGGACTTGGCCCTACTGATCGGTCCGGACCAGAAGTGGCTCACCACCAACCAGTTCCTGGACAAGCTCGACGCCAATCTGCAGAAGGTCATCAACACATGA
- a CDS encoding peptidylprolyl isomerase has translation MSALLRSLIMVLALLLPLQTAAAQEGPDSENVLVMELENGRVMIEMLPEVAPAHVERIRTLVRDGFYDGLTFHRVIDGFMAQTGDPTGTGSGGSDLPDLDAEFSEQPFKRGTVGMARSSDPDSANSQWFITFERAPWLDGEYTVWGQVRQGMPLVDEIKKGNQQRGGVVEDPDKIVRMRILSDIE, from the coding sequence ATGAGCGCCCTTCTACGCAGCCTGATTATGGTCCTTGCACTCCTGTTGCCGCTGCAGACCGCAGCGGCGCAGGAAGGGCCGGACAGCGAAAACGTCCTTGTCATGGAGCTGGAGAACGGCCGAGTCATGATCGAGATGTTGCCTGAGGTTGCTCCTGCTCACGTGGAACGCATCCGTACTCTGGTGCGGGATGGTTTCTACGATGGGCTGACGTTCCACCGTGTCATTGATGGCTTCATGGCACAAACCGGTGATCCAACCGGGACCGGCAGCGGGGGGTCCGACCTGCCAGACCTGGATGCTGAATTCTCCGAGCAGCCGTTCAAGCGGGGAACTGTTGGCATGGCGCGCTCCAGCGATCCTGACAGTGCCAACAGCCAATGGTTCATCACATTTGAACGCGCCCCTTGGCTGGACGGCGAGTACACCGTTTGGGGACAGGTTCGCCAGGGGATGCCGTTGGTTGACGAAATCAAGAAAGGCAACCAGCAACGAGGTGGCGTGGTCGAGGATCCCGACAAAATTGTGCGTATGCGTATCCTCTCGGATATCGAATAG
- a CDS encoding peptidylprolyl isomerase: MSTDPENTLLLKLDTGQVTIALKPELAPTHVERVKELVREGFYDGLVFHRVIDGFMAQTGCPHGTGTGGSGHNLKAEFNEAPFHRGTVGAARAQHPDSADSQFFICFDDADWLKGQYTVWGEVLEGMEAVDALTKAPPGDPAGRVPDPDKIISARILSDTQK, from the coding sequence ATGTCTACTGATCCCGAGAACACGCTTCTCCTGAAACTGGATACCGGCCAAGTCACAATTGCCCTGAAACCGGAACTGGCTCCGACACATGTAGAGCGTGTCAAGGAACTTGTCCGTGAAGGGTTCTATGACGGACTTGTCTTCCATCGTGTCATCGATGGTTTCATGGCTCAAACTGGCTGCCCGCATGGTACAGGAACCGGTGGGTCAGGCCATAACCTGAAAGCTGAGTTCAACGAAGCACCTTTCCACCGCGGCACTGTCGGCGCAGCACGCGCGCAACATCCGGACAGTGCAGACAGCCAGTTCTTCATATGCTTTGACGATGCCGACTGGCTAAAAGGACAATATACCGTCTGGGGCGAAGTCCTCGAAGGCATGGAAGCGGTTGACGCCTTGACCAAGGCACCTCCCGGGGATCCGGCAGGACGCGTTCCCGACCCGGACAAGATCATCAGCGCACGTATCCTCTCAGATACCCAAAAGTAA
- the alaS gene encoding alanine--tRNA ligase — MTITTNDIRSRFLEFFERNGHEIVSSSPLVPRNDPTLLFTNAGMVQFKNVFTGAESRPYSRAVTSQKCVRAGGKHNDLENVGYTARHHTFFEMLGNFSFGDYFKERAIELAWELVTKEFGLPKDRLLATVYHEDDEAYDLWKRVAGLPDDRIIRIPTSDNFWAMGDTGPCGPCSEIFFDHGEGIPGGPPGSPDEDGDRFIEIWNLVFMQFEQMGEGERLALPRPSIDTGMGLERIAAVLQGKHDNYDIDLMRSLIEASAEASGTEPDGPYGVSHRVIADHLRAASFLIADGVLPAKEGRGYVLRRIMRRAMRHIHMLGAHDPMLWRLVPALVNQMGGAFPELSRAQALVEETLKLEETRFKDTLGRGLKLLEEEVGRLGDREPLSGEVAFKLYDTYGFPLDLTQDILRGQNRSVDVAGYEAAMERQRETARKSWSGSGESVAEALWFDLHDKHGATEFLGYETEAAEGVVQAIVVDGKEVETADAGQKVAFLTNQTPFYGESGGQMGDTGLVFAPDGVEVQVEDTTKQAGDLHIHHGHVRKGSLNVGEALEMRVNGIRRRNLRAHHSATHLLHEALRRRLGEHVTQKGSLVAPDRLRFDFSHPHPLSRDDMIAIEDMVNARIRENAEVQTRFMTPDEAINEGALALFGEKYGDEVRVVSMGGLDEDKGANLSFSTELCGGTHVSRVGDIGFFKIISEQALAAGVRRIEAMVGESALKYVEAQEELLGSTASSLRVSPTEVPDRIASLLEERRRLEKEVSELRRKLAAGGTGETMTRDVNGTRMAARVLEDIPARDLKPMADDLKKQLGSGITALIATNDGKASLVVGVTNDLTERYSAVDLVRVGAEALGGKGGGGRPDMAQAGGPNAQQADAAIAAIEAAISNG; from the coding sequence ATGACGATAACAACCAACGACATTCGCAGCCGCTTTCTCGAGTTTTTCGAGCGAAACGGACATGAAATCGTGTCCTCTTCGCCGCTGGTGCCACGCAACGATCCGACCCTGCTGTTCACCAATGCCGGCATGGTCCAGTTCAAGAATGTGTTTACCGGGGCGGAGTCACGGCCCTATTCACGCGCCGTGACCTCACAGAAATGCGTGCGTGCTGGCGGAAAGCACAATGACCTCGAGAATGTCGGGTACACCGCACGGCATCATACATTCTTCGAGATGTTGGGGAATTTCTCTTTCGGCGACTACTTCAAGGAACGCGCGATCGAGCTGGCCTGGGAATTGGTGACGAAAGAGTTCGGGCTTCCCAAGGACCGGCTTCTGGCCACTGTCTATCACGAGGATGACGAGGCCTATGATCTCTGGAAACGTGTAGCCGGTTTGCCGGATGACCGGATTATTCGGATTCCCACATCAGATAACTTCTGGGCCATGGGGGATACTGGCCCCTGTGGTCCCTGTTCCGAAATATTCTTTGACCACGGTGAAGGCATACCGGGTGGGCCGCCGGGAAGTCCGGATGAAGATGGCGACCGATTCATCGAGATCTGGAATCTCGTCTTCATGCAATTCGAACAGATGGGAGAAGGCGAGCGGCTCGCTCTGCCAAGACCTTCGATCGATACCGGAATGGGTCTGGAGCGAATAGCCGCAGTCCTTCAGGGCAAACACGACAATTACGATATCGACCTGATGCGCTCGTTGATTGAGGCTTCTGCCGAGGCCAGTGGCACCGAGCCTGATGGGCCTTATGGCGTTTCCCACCGGGTTATTGCGGATCACCTTAGGGCTGCTTCCTTCCTGATTGCCGATGGTGTCCTGCCTGCGAAGGAGGGGCGCGGCTATGTGCTGCGTCGCATCATGCGCCGGGCCATGCGCCATATTCACATGCTGGGCGCACACGATCCAATGCTTTGGCGCCTGGTGCCGGCACTCGTCAATCAGATGGGGGGAGCCTTCCCGGAACTGTCTCGTGCGCAGGCCCTGGTCGAGGAAACGCTCAAGCTTGAGGAGACACGCTTCAAGGACACGCTTGGCCGTGGCTTGAAGTTGCTGGAAGAGGAAGTGGGGCGCCTGGGAGACCGAGAACCTCTTTCCGGAGAGGTCGCTTTCAAGCTTTACGATACTTATGGTTTCCCGCTCGACCTGACGCAGGACATCCTGCGCGGCCAGAACAGGTCCGTAGACGTTGCGGGTTATGAAGCGGCCATGGAGCGACAGAGAGAGACGGCACGCAAGTCCTGGAGCGGTTCCGGTGAAAGCGTTGCGGAGGCACTCTGGTTCGATTTGCATGACAAGCACGGCGCGACCGAGTTCCTTGGATATGAAACTGAAGCGGCGGAAGGTGTCGTACAGGCCATCGTTGTGGATGGAAAGGAAGTCGAAACAGCCGACGCTGGCCAGAAGGTCGCCTTTCTGACCAACCAGACTCCCTTCTATGGAGAAAGTGGTGGTCAGATGGGAGACACCGGTCTGGTCTTTGCCCCGGATGGTGTGGAAGTACAGGTTGAGGACACAACCAAGCAGGCGGGCGACCTGCACATTCACCATGGACATGTTCGCAAGGGCAGCCTGAATGTTGGGGAAGCGTTGGAAATGCGCGTGAACGGTATCCGTCGCAGGAATCTGCGTGCGCACCACTCCGCAACACACCTGCTTCATGAGGCTTTGCGCCGTCGGTTGGGCGAGCATGTAACCCAGAAGGGGTCACTGGTGGCGCCAGACCGCCTGCGTTTTGACTTCAGTCACCCCCATCCGCTTTCTCGCGACGATATGATTGCCATAGAAGACATGGTCAATGCCCGCATCCGCGAGAACGCCGAGGTGCAAACGCGTTTCATGACGCCGGACGAGGCCATTAACGAGGGGGCCCTGGCATTGTTTGGGGAAAAGTACGGGGATGAAGTCCGCGTGGTTTCCATGGGGGGTCTGGATGAGGACAAGGGCGCGAACCTCAGTTTCTCGACTGAACTTTGCGGTGGAACACATGTGAGCCGGGTTGGGGACATTGGCTTTTTCAAGATCATTTCCGAACAGGCCTTGGCAGCCGGTGTGCGGCGCATCGAGGCCATGGTAGGCGAGTCTGCCCTGAAGTATGTTGAGGCGCAGGAGGAACTTCTTGGAAGCACGGCCAGCAGCCTCAGGGTTTCCCCCACCGAGGTTCCGGACCGCATCGCGTCCTTGCTTGAAGAACGCCGCAGGCTGGAAAAAGAAGTGTCCGAGTTGCGGCGCAAGCTTGCCGCGGGAGGCACGGGCGAAACGATGACGCGTGATGTCAACGGGACACGCATGGCTGCGCGTGTCTTGGAGGATATTCCGGCCCGGGATCTGAAACCCATGGCCGATGACCTGAAGAAACAGCTGGGCTCGGGCATCACGGCGTTGATTGCGACGAACGATGGCAAGGCCTCTCTTGTCGTTGGCGTGACGAACGACCTGACTGAGCGCTATTCAGCCGTTGACCTTGTCCGGGTCGGGGCAGAAGCCTTGGGAGGCAAAGGCGGCGGTGGTCGCCCTGACATGGCCCAGGCTGGCGGCCCCAATGCCCAGCAGGCGGATGCCGCCATTGCCGCTATAGAGGCCGCAATTTCCAATGGATGA